A window of Funiculus sociatus GB2-C1 genomic DNA:
GATTTGCTCGATATCGGCATCATTACAAAACTCCCCCAACTCAGACTGAAAAATCTTTCTGAGTTCTCCCGTAGGAATGTGTTGGGCAACTTGCTCCGATGGTGTTGGTGATGGTTTGGGACGCTCTGATTGAGTGTGAGCCTGCACAACCTTTGACTCGATAAAGCGACTCACTTGAGTCATGATCGAGTCAAAATCCCGCTCCATCAGCACATGACCTAGATGTTCTCTCAGTAGATTTCTCAGCTTCTCATCCGAGATATTGATGCCGCAGGTTCTCAGATAGACGGGAAGCCGCTCTCCCCAATCCCGACCGCAGCCAACTTCCCCATTAGAGGCATCTTCTGCCTCGACCAATTCCATCAACCGTTGGTAACGGGTCTCACTATCCGTCATCGTGTGGGATTGTGTAGCTTGCTGCTTTGATAGCGAAGCTTTCGCAGAGGAATCAGGAGTGGGGAGCGACTGAGTCATGGCTGTTGCCGTAGGGTTTCAAAATAGATGAGATTGTCCGGTTCTTCAGGGTCGGAACCGCAATCGAGCAGTCTCACCCTTAGCTTTCTGTAGAATCCTAACGCACCTGGCAAGGCATGTAAGCCTATCCTGCCTTGATAACCTAATTCATAACTTCGGGCGATCGCAAAATCGATTAAGTTTCCACCAACCCCTTTGTAGGTAGGAGGATTCGTCATGGCAGGTCTATTCCAAGGAGCCGTTGCCAGCCCTCTAATGTACACTAACCTCTGTCTCAATTGAGATTCAATCTGGCAGCGCTTTTTCAAAAGGTCGATGGTCATCAAGCCCTGAGTGACCCCATCACACTCAATCGCATAAAGTTCATCTCCCGGTAACAGCTTGGCTCGACGGCTCTTGGCAACCCAATCCCAGTACTCATCCTCTGCTCCAGTCCCCTGAAGTAAAGGTTCCCAAAGCGTTTCGGCATCATTCAAGTGCTTCTGAGTTACCTCCGTCAGGATGGCATCAACGACTTGTCTATCTCGAACTCTAAGAAGCTGAATAGGGCGATTCAACGAACATTGGGCAACTCGACAACTGTTTCATCATAAGACTTGTTGTTCCACATTACTGAAGAACTCCATACCAAAGCTATCCTGGGAGACAGCTATTATCTCGCGGGTTGCATGAACTTCACCGACAACGGCATCATCCTCAATGAGGAAGCTTTAACTTACGAGACATCCCCAGAAGCGATCGCCTGTCAACAGGTGATGTTCGCGAACCGCCAGGGAGGGGTGAAGCAATGACCAATTCTATCAATACCGATGTCCGCTGCTTCCTAGAGCAGTTCTTCGGTACAGGCAATCAATTAGACTTGGGAAAAATCGAACGCGGTGAAGGAAACCACGCCAAAATCCGTCCTTGGCTGGAACGACTGACGCAAGCCGAACCCCAACCAACCGTTCTCCCCCGCTGGCGCACAGGAGGTGTGGATTGGTACGGTATCGCCCAAAGCGATCGCCAATTACGCCGCTTGAGTGAAGAATTGATGGCATTTATCGGTCCCACCTACTCCACATTTCGGGGACAACGAGCGCAACTCAACCTTCAAGACTCCGTAGAAGCAGCAGTTTACGAATTCACCGGAGGTGCAGCCGTCAAATTTTGTGGAAATGACCCTGATGGTCGTGCCACTGCTGTTTGGGACGCGCTAGAACGGATGCGCCGGGTGAGCGATCGCAGAGTGAAGCGGAGCGCAGAAATCCCCCGTCCTACAGGTCGGGTACTGCGCGACTTCTACATGGCACTGCAAGCAGGCGATCGCCCCTCTGCCGAAAAAGAACTGCAATACCTGCTCGACCAGCATCGCCTCGATGCCCTGAATCTCCTATTTCTGCGAGTGCAACTGTTAGCCGAACTGGAGCAATGGAACGAATTACTCGACCTCCCCGAACTGCCCAATCTCTTGCAAGTTCGCCGACCCTTTGCCGTCACCCAAGCCTTGCTCCAGGCAGTATACCGCACTCAACTCCAACAATTTGAAGACAATAACGCCCTCACCAGTGCCGTCACCTATTTCCGAGAAGTCGCTTTCCCCCGCTACAGTAACCTTTTCGCCGTCCGTGCTGGCAGTAAACTCCCAGAAGTCCTAAAATTGTTCATGCTGCTGGCAGTGGGAGGAGAATCACCGCGACCCGCTCTCCGCGACGAACTGATAGCAACTCCCGGAATTGATGAGTCCCACCGCCGCTACTTGCAAAGGCTAGCTGCACTGCTCCCCGATGCCACGCCACCCCGCGAGGGAGAACCCTTACAACGAGCGGAACAGCTATCAAAAGACGGAGACTACGATCAAGCCTTTTCACTACTGGGCGATGCGCCGCCGTCCAAGGAAAAAGTTCGCCTGCTTCTCCAGTGCGCCTACGAGTTGCAAACCTTGGCAGCGGACAAAGCCGCGTTGCAGGCGTTCGACGAGCTGACCCCTGACGACCAAAACGCCTTACAGAAGGTACGCTGGAATCAAAATTATCTTGCCCAACTGCGGGGGGGTCAGGAAGCGGTAACTGAGGATACCCCCAGCGCTGAATCAGTCCCGACCAATTGGCTAGAGTGGCTGTCCCAGCTCGATAAAGACCCGAATTGGAAACGGGCGCTTTATGTTGCTCGGCAGGGGTCTACCGAGTGGGATGCCACCAGCTTACTTGCAGAACCAGGGGCAGTGGAACAGTTTGCCGAATTACTGGATAAAGTTGGCTCAAAAGCCGAGACTGTTCTCCACAATGCCCTTCCCTACCTACTGGCATTCTTCCAAAAAGACGAGCAATTGCCCCGCCGAGAGTTTCTCACCCTTTATAACTCGCTACTGGACTTGCTCGTTCTCAGTACAGAGGGTGGAGATGCCGATTTAGTCTTGTTCAATGAATTAGCGATCGCTCTCTTAACTCTAGGCATAGATAGGGCAAAGTATATCGACATCGTCGGTCACGCGATCGACCTGTGGAATCAGTTTGCCGCTCCTAAAACAGTGGATTGGGTGCTGGACTTTCTCGACGTGCTAGTAGTGTATCCCTGTCCGGTCAAGGAGACGCGATCGCAACTCCTCTTTGCCACT
This region includes:
- a CDS encoding GNAT family N-acetyltransferase, whose translation is MNRPIQLLRVRDRQVVDAILTEVTQKHLNDAETLWEPLLQGTGAEDEYWDWVAKSRRAKLLPGDELYAIECDGVTQGLMTIDLLKKRCQIESQLRQRLVYIRGLATAPWNRPAMTNPPTYKGVGGNLIDFAIARSYELGYQGRIGLHALPGALGFYRKLRVRLLDCGSDPEEPDNLIYFETLRQQP
- the dpdD gene encoding protein DpdD, whose protein sequence is MTNSINTDVRCFLEQFFGTGNQLDLGKIERGEGNHAKIRPWLERLTQAEPQPTVLPRWRTGGVDWYGIAQSDRQLRRLSEELMAFIGPTYSTFRGQRAQLNLQDSVEAAVYEFTGGAAVKFCGNDPDGRATAVWDALERMRRVSDRRVKRSAEIPRPTGRVLRDFYMALQAGDRPSAEKELQYLLDQHRLDALNLLFLRVQLLAELEQWNELLDLPELPNLLQVRRPFAVTQALLQAVYRTQLQQFEDNNALTSAVTYFREVAFPRYSNLFAVRAGSKLPEVLKLFMLLAVGGESPRPALRDELIATPGIDESHRRYLQRLAALLPDATPPREGEPLQRAEQLSKDGDYDQAFSLLGDAPPSKEKVRLLLQCAYELQTLAADKAALQAFDELTPDDQNALQKVRWNQNYLAQLRGGQEAVTEDTPSAESVPTNWLEWLSQLDKDPNWKRALYVARQGSTEWDATSLLAEPGAVEQFAELLDKVGSKAETVLHNALPYLLAFFQKDEQLPRREFLTLYNSLLDLLVLSTEGGDADLVLFNELAIALLTLGIDRAKYIDIVGHAIDLWNQFAAPKTVDWVLDFLDVLVVYPCPVKETRSQLLFATAETLRRFAGRIDEDQWGVFRSLVKDLNLQESLPDLLGEQASLVEQSLEGETNIYQKLKDKSVLIYTLTESAALRVKSILEAACQGVKVHLSHDKGGNEQLRQWVRNSDLVVMVTASAKHAATGFIEANCPSDISKILMVNSKGSASMLREIRQYLSQ